In Parus major isolate Abel chromosome 3, Parus_major1.1, whole genome shotgun sequence, the following are encoded in one genomic region:
- the CCSAP gene encoding centriole, cilia and spindle-associated protein — translation MVVPARRVKTEYMKRFKEPKWESCGACYLELLHYRLSRRLLEQAHRPWLWDGWEQDSGSGGGSTAGSPSPPGAGSPAAPREEEEAAAAGAAVPSEAGRASPEKEKEDQEKQEKEEQEKAVEHAPVKEADKTNRTGRRPSRSALSSRNDRKSAKSPQRTDAPKENKHPFALYGWGERQMDTGSQKTHNVCASASVNEIHESALRAKNRRQVEKRKLSQRRVRSAEAENTWRTKPSPADNPWMTEYMRCYSARAL, via the exons ATGGTGGTGCCGGCGCGGCGAGTGAAGACGGAGTACATGAAGCGCTTCAAGGAGCCCAAGTGGGAGTCGTGCGGCGCCTGCtacctggagctgctgcactaCCGCCTCAGCCGCcggctgctggagcaggcacaCCGGCCCTGGCTCTGGGACggctgggagcaggacagcggcagcggcggcggcagcacCGCCGGCTCCCCCTCGCCGCCGGGCGCCGGCAGCCCCGCGGCCCCgcgggaggaagaggaggcggcggcggcgggagcggcaGTACCGAGCGAGGCGGGACGGGCGAGCCCCG agaaagaaaaagaagaccaagaaaagcaggagaaggaagagcaaGAGAAAGCTGTAGAACATGCTCCTGTAAAGGAAGCAGACAAAACCAACCGTACAGGACGACGTCCAAGTCGAAGTGCCTTGTCCAGTCGTAATGATCGAAAATCAGCCAAAAGTCCCCAAAGGACAGATGCACCAAAGGAGAATAAACATCCATTTGCTCTGTATGGGTGGGGAGAAAGACAGATGGATACTGGGAGCCAGAAAACTCACAATGTCTGTGCTTCTGCTTCAGTGAATGAG ATTCACGAATCTGCTCTACGAGCAAAGAACAGGAGACAagtggagaaaaggaagctttCTCAGAGGCGGGTGCGGTCGGCAGAGGCAGAAAACACTTGGCGAACAAAGCCCTCCCCAGCAGACAACCCCTGGATGACAGAGTACATGAGATGCTACTCAGCAAGAGCTCTCTGA
- the RAB4A gene encoding ras-related protein Rab-4A isoform X2, whose protein sequence is MSQSAMSETYDFLFKFLVIGNAGTGKSCLLHQFIEKKFKDDSNHTIGVEFGSKIINVGGKYVKLQIWDTAGQERFRSVTRSYYRGAAGALLVYDITSRETYNALTNWLTDARMLASQNIVIILCGNKKDLDADREVTFLEASRFAQENELMFLETSALTGENVEEAFVQCARKILNKIESGELDPERMGSGIQYGDAALRQLRSPRRAQAQSAQECGC, encoded by the exons ATTTCCTGTTTAAGTTCTTGGTCATAGGAAATGCTGGAACTGGAAAATCCTGTTTGCTACACCaatttattgaaaagaaat tCAAAGATGACTCAAATCATACTATAGGAGTGGAATTCGGTTCAAAGATCATAAATGTGGGTGGTAAATATGTAAAATTGCAGATATGGGATACAGCAGGACAAGAACGGTTCAG GTCTGTAACAAGGAGTTACTacagaggggctgcaggtgctttGCTTGTCTATGATATAACCAG CCGGGAAACCTACAATGCACTTACTAATTGGTTGACAGATGCAAGAATGTTAGCAAGTCAAAATATTGTGATAATACTGTGTGGAAACAAAAAGGATCTTGATGCAGATCGTGAAGTCACTTTTTTAGAAGCATCCCGGTTTGCACAGGAAAATG AGCTGATGTTCTTGGAAACAAGTGCTCTAACGGGGGAGAATGTTGAAGAGGCTTTTGTACAGTGTGCAAGGAAAATACTCAATAAAATTGAATCAG gAGAATTGGATCCAGAAAGAATGGGCTCAGGTATTCAGTATGGAGATGCTGCCTTGAGACAGCTGAGATCACCACGGAGAGCACAAGCACAAAGTGCTCAAGAGTGTGGGTGttag
- the RAB4A gene encoding ras-related protein Rab-4A isoform X3 has translation MSELTALWGNRSVDFLFKFLVIGNAGTGKSCLLHQFIEKKFKDDSNHTIGVEFGSKIINVGGKYVKLQIWDTAGQERFRSVTRSYYRGAAGALLVYDITSRETYNALTNWLTDARMLASQNIVIILCGNKKDLDADREVTFLEASRFAQENGELDPERMGSGIQYGDAALRQLRSPRRAQAQSAQECGC, from the exons ATTTCCTGTTTAAGTTCTTGGTCATAGGAAATGCTGGAACTGGAAAATCCTGTTTGCTACACCaatttattgaaaagaaat tCAAAGATGACTCAAATCATACTATAGGAGTGGAATTCGGTTCAAAGATCATAAATGTGGGTGGTAAATATGTAAAATTGCAGATATGGGATACAGCAGGACAAGAACGGTTCAG GTCTGTAACAAGGAGTTACTacagaggggctgcaggtgctttGCTTGTCTATGATATAACCAG CCGGGAAACCTACAATGCACTTACTAATTGGTTGACAGATGCAAGAATGTTAGCAAGTCAAAATATTGTGATAATACTGTGTGGAAACAAAAAGGATCTTGATGCAGATCGTGAAGTCACTTTTTTAGAAGCATCCCGGTTTGCACAGGAAAATG gAGAATTGGATCCAGAAAGAATGGGCTCAGGTATTCAGTATGGAGATGCTGCCTTGAGACAGCTGAGATCACCACGGAGAGCACAAGCACAAAGTGCTCAAGAGTGTGGGTGttag
- the RAB4A gene encoding ras-related protein Rab-4A isoform X1: MSELTALWGNRSVDFLFKFLVIGNAGTGKSCLLHQFIEKKFKDDSNHTIGVEFGSKIINVGGKYVKLQIWDTAGQERFRSVTRSYYRGAAGALLVYDITSRETYNALTNWLTDARMLASQNIVIILCGNKKDLDADREVTFLEASRFAQENELMFLETSALTGENVEEAFVQCARKILNKIESGELDPERMGSGIQYGDAALRQLRSPRRAQAQSAQECGC; the protein is encoded by the exons ATTTCCTGTTTAAGTTCTTGGTCATAGGAAATGCTGGAACTGGAAAATCCTGTTTGCTACACCaatttattgaaaagaaat tCAAAGATGACTCAAATCATACTATAGGAGTGGAATTCGGTTCAAAGATCATAAATGTGGGTGGTAAATATGTAAAATTGCAGATATGGGATACAGCAGGACAAGAACGGTTCAG GTCTGTAACAAGGAGTTACTacagaggggctgcaggtgctttGCTTGTCTATGATATAACCAG CCGGGAAACCTACAATGCACTTACTAATTGGTTGACAGATGCAAGAATGTTAGCAAGTCAAAATATTGTGATAATACTGTGTGGAAACAAAAAGGATCTTGATGCAGATCGTGAAGTCACTTTTTTAGAAGCATCCCGGTTTGCACAGGAAAATG AGCTGATGTTCTTGGAAACAAGTGCTCTAACGGGGGAGAATGTTGAAGAGGCTTTTGTACAGTGTGCAAGGAAAATACTCAATAAAATTGAATCAG gAGAATTGGATCCAGAAAGAATGGGCTCAGGTATTCAGTATGGAGATGCTGCCTTGAGACAGCTGAGATCACCACGGAGAGCACAAGCACAAAGTGCTCAAGAGTGTGGGTGttag